A window from Opitutia bacterium ISCC 52 encodes these proteins:
- a CDS encoding PQQ-dependent sugar dehydrogenase, with protein sequence MLRLYPILLFSILSSAFTLVAQDPGISVPPGFKATVIADNIGTARGIAIHENGDMYISLRQGIDLNYLVALRDTNQDGKMDIIKYFGEVGSMVKSIRIHKGYLYVGATTQVVRYKLDDEELLPQDLYEVVVTGFPPPRSHRSKNIAFDDAGNLYVSAGAPSNSCQKVDRTNGSPGKMPCDELEWGAGVWRFDDDRLNQKQLVDGQLVATGIRNAVGIDWDPIKGELYTVSNGRDGLMQNWPDYYDERESAEKPAEQFQLIEDGKDFGWPYVYFDHERDAHLINPEYGGNGKKAAEEGKYDKPAYSFPGHWAPVGLQFYNDDQFPEKYRGGAFVVFHGSWNRAPLPQQGYNVAFVPFEGKHPSGDHEIFADGFKGADLLLTPASATYRPTGIAVGPDGSLFVSEDTGGRVWKIEYTGNIASQSTTTSSAATVTATSAAPQVELDPKGLQLYNQYCMACHQVDGSGVPNMQPPLIASSKLADDEHLLKLMLLGSDWMDDREYTNIMTTFSYLADADIVTVLNYTKARFGQEASTITEEKVAEMRTKLTP encoded by the coding sequence CACAGGATCCAGGAATAAGCGTGCCACCAGGCTTCAAGGCCACGGTCATTGCTGACAATATTGGAACGGCCAGAGGCATAGCCATACACGAAAACGGGGACATGTATATTTCCTTAAGGCAAGGCATCGACCTGAATTATCTGGTTGCCCTTCGTGACACCAATCAGGACGGAAAAATGGATATCATAAAATACTTCGGTGAAGTGGGAAGTATGGTTAAAAGTATCCGCATCCACAAAGGCTACCTCTATGTAGGAGCTACTACGCAAGTCGTCCGTTATAAGCTCGATGACGAAGAACTCCTGCCCCAAGACCTTTATGAGGTTGTCGTCACTGGCTTTCCCCCACCCCGCTCGCACCGCAGTAAGAATATCGCTTTTGACGATGCCGGAAACCTGTATGTGTCGGCCGGGGCACCCAGCAACTCCTGCCAGAAAGTTGACCGCACCAACGGTTCACCTGGAAAGATGCCCTGTGACGAACTCGAATGGGGAGCCGGTGTTTGGCGCTTCGACGATGACCGATTAAACCAAAAACAACTGGTCGATGGTCAGCTCGTCGCTACTGGAATTCGAAACGCAGTAGGCATCGATTGGGATCCCATCAAGGGAGAGCTCTATACCGTTTCCAATGGCAGGGATGGCCTCATGCAAAACTGGCCCGACTACTATGATGAGAGGGAGAGTGCAGAGAAACCGGCCGAACAATTCCAGCTGATTGAGGACGGTAAGGACTTCGGTTGGCCCTATGTTTACTTTGATCACGAACGGGACGCTCATTTGATCAATCCAGAGTATGGCGGAAATGGAAAAAAGGCCGCCGAGGAGGGCAAATACGATAAACCCGCCTACAGCTTTCCAGGGCACTGGGCACCTGTCGGCTTACAGTTCTATAACGACGATCAATTTCCTGAAAAATATCGAGGAGGCGCCTTTGTCGTCTTTCACGGATCCTGGAACCGTGCCCCACTTCCCCAGCAAGGTTACAATGTAGCCTTTGTCCCGTTTGAAGGCAAACACCCGTCGGGCGATCACGAGATCTTTGCAGATGGTTTCAAAGGAGCGGATCTATTACTAACACCCGCTTCGGCTACCTATCGCCCCACCGGAATTGCCGTTGGGCCAGACGGATCGCTTTTTGTTTCTGAAGATACTGGAGGGCGGGTATGGAAAATCGAATACACCGGCAATATCGCTTCCCAATCAACAACGACTTCGTCAGCAGCCACAGTAACCGCCACCTCAGCGGCACCCCAGGTGGAGCTCGATCCGAAAGGACTGCAACTCTACAATCAATATTGCATGGCCTGCCACCAGGTCGACGGCAGCGGGGTTCCCAATATGCAGCCCCCCTTGATAGCTTCATCCAAACTAGCCGATGATGAACACCTCCTGAAGCTCATGCTTCTGGGCAGTGATTGGATGGATGATCGAGAATACACCAACATCATGACCACTTTTTCGTACCTAGCGGACGCCGACATTGTCACCGTTCTCAATTACACCAAAGCTCGCTTTGGTCAGGAAGCATCAACCATCACAGAAGAAAAAGTCGCAGAGATGCGCACCAAACTCACTCCATGA
- a CDS encoding 2,4'-dihydroxyacetophenone dioxygenase family protein translates to MSSIPHNPFQVEDLVIDTMPEDDRLWVPQTDTVSFRPILFNVSNGYWINLLKVTRAGILNRHLHPAPVFGYVIKGSWRYLEHDWVAKEGSFVYEPPGEVHTLVVDEDVEEMITLFHVQGTLIYKDEANNTVGYDDVHTKLELCRKHFEKVGLGADYAEQFIR, encoded by the coding sequence ATGAGCAGCATACCCCACAACCCTTTCCAGGTCGAGGACCTGGTCATCGACACCATGCCCGAGGACGACCGTCTCTGGGTACCACAGACCGACACCGTTTCGTTCAGACCGATCCTGTTTAACGTCTCTAATGGCTATTGGATCAACCTACTCAAAGTGACCCGAGCAGGCATCTTGAACCGCCACCTCCACCCTGCCCCCGTTTTTGGGTACGTGATCAAAGGTTCCTGGCGATACCTCGAACACGACTGGGTGGCCAAAGAAGGCAGCTTTGTCTATGAACCACCGGGTGAAGTTCATACCCTCGTGGTCGATGAAGACGTGGAAGAAATGATCACCCTCTTCCACGTGCAGGGCACCTTGATCTACAAGGATGAAGCCAACAATACGGTCGGCTACGATGACGTGCATACCAAGCTGGAGCTTTGCCGGAAGCATTTTGAGAAGGTGGGGCTGGGCGCGGATTACGCTGAGCAGTTTATCAGGTAA
- a CDS encoding transposase, protein MNRTSLLCENGIPAKLFDHFEKLGSKIDLVALVRMPDHTHAVVRLIEGELAESLCIYKSMSAREINSLLNRSGSVWQAGFFDRKFRGDEDLAPILFCMWNNPSTPGKNFRCRKEEWLWLRSMVSEDMDYPEWLSNHPMG, encoded by the coding sequence GTGAACCGGACATCATTGCTTTGCGAAAATGGAATACCTGCGAAGCTATTCGATCACTTTGAGAAGCTTGGTTCGAAAATTGATTTGGTCGCTCTTGTCAGAATGCCTGACCATACACATGCCGTAGTTAGGTTGATTGAGGGAGAGTTGGCAGAATCCTTGTGCATATATAAAAGTATGTCTGCTCGTGAAATTAACTCACTGCTGAACCGTTCTGGGTCGGTATGGCAGGCAGGATTTTTTGACCGCAAATTTAGAGGAGATGAAGATCTGGCGCCCATTTTGTTCTGCATGTGGAATAATCCTTCGACGCCTGGCAAAAACTTTCGATGTCGAAAAGAGGAATGGCTCTGGCTTAGGAGTATGGTGTCCGAAGATATGGATTATCCTGAATGGTTGAGTAACCATCCAATGGGGTGA
- a CDS encoding sulfatase, with translation MNRLIITLGIFVAFLVGLCAQSTVTTKTDEGTIRGRPNIIWIYADDHAFQAITAYHDRFANFAPTPNIDRIAHEGALFKHSYVVNSICAPARANILTGVHSHKNGVLDNRIPISFDQPTFPAILRENGYTTGVFGKWHIKTKPEGFDDFKILIGQGQYFNPDYRIKDGAGEKTVQLEGYSTDRTTTEALDFIEANKDSGKPFMVMCQYKAPHGPWSPAFRNMELLRDVEIPEPPTFNDGYRGRKAAAMSKMTILGNFVGERFDRLLKGKPASSHYGRLSEEELQRANNFFGYENRRIIKGDLRETALKKEKYQRYIHDYLRTVQGNDQNVGRILDYLDESGLAENTLVCYSSDQGFYLGEHGWYDKRFMYNESFFTPLLMRWPGHIEPNTVVEELVQNIDMAPTFLSLGKAPVPDVMQGEDITPLLYGIKPQQWRSHVYYHFYESYDSTHEVPKHEGVFDGRYKLIHFYELGEWEFFDCTSDPYEMHNRINDSRSRSKIAELKAELARLKHEYEVEEPS, from the coding sequence ATGAATCGCTTAATTATTACTCTGGGAATCTTTGTCGCTTTTTTAGTAGGACTCTGTGCCCAATCAACGGTGACAACCAAAACCGATGAGGGAACCATCCGCGGCCGTCCGAACATCATTTGGATCTATGCCGATGATCATGCCTTTCAGGCCATAACAGCCTACCACGATCGATTTGCGAACTTCGCGCCGACTCCGAATATCGACCGCATCGCTCACGAAGGCGCCTTGTTCAAGCACAGCTATGTGGTGAACTCGATTTGCGCACCCGCCCGGGCCAATATCCTGACCGGTGTTCACAGTCACAAGAATGGCGTTTTGGACAACCGCATCCCCATCAGCTTCGATCAGCCTACCTTCCCTGCCATCCTAAGAGAAAACGGCTACACGACCGGTGTGTTTGGCAAGTGGCACATCAAGACCAAGCCAGAAGGATTCGACGATTTCAAAATCCTCATTGGTCAGGGCCAGTATTTTAATCCGGACTATCGCATAAAAGATGGCGCCGGTGAAAAGACCGTTCAATTAGAAGGCTACTCCACAGACCGAACCACGACGGAAGCGCTCGACTTTATTGAAGCCAACAAAGACTCGGGGAAACCGTTCATGGTTATGTGCCAATACAAGGCACCCCACGGTCCCTGGTCACCGGCCTTCCGCAATATGGAATTACTGCGCGATGTGGAAATCCCAGAACCACCTACCTTCAACGACGGCTACCGTGGCAGAAAGGCAGCGGCCATGTCCAAGATGACAATTCTGGGCAATTTCGTCGGCGAGCGATTTGACAGACTTCTCAAAGGGAAACCAGCCAGCTCGCATTATGGCCGCCTATCAGAAGAAGAACTTCAACGAGCCAACAATTTCTTTGGCTATGAAAATCGCAGGATTATCAAGGGTGATTTGCGGGAAACGGCCCTGAAAAAAGAAAAGTATCAGCGCTACATCCATGACTACCTGCGCACCGTTCAAGGGAACGATCAAAACGTGGGCCGCATTCTCGATTACCTGGACGAAAGCGGACTAGCTGAGAACACATTGGTTTGCTACTCAAGTGATCAAGGCTTCTACCTCGGAGAACATGGCTGGTACGACAAACGATTCATGTACAACGAATCGTTCTTCACCCCACTGCTCATGCGCTGGCCGGGACACATCGAGCCCAACACGGTGGTAGAAGAACTCGTGCAAAATATCGATATGGCACCCACCTTCTTATCACTGGGGAAAGCCCCGGTTCCGGATGTTATGCAAGGAGAAGACATCACACCCCTGCTCTACGGCATCAAACCTCAGCAATGGCGCAGCCATGTCTATTACCACTTCTACGAATCCTACGATAGCACTCACGAAGTCCCCAAACACGAAGGCGTATTCGATGGTCGGTATAAGCTCATCCACTTCTACGAACTCGGCGAATGGGAGTTCTTCGACTGCACTTCCGATCCTTACGAAATGCACAACCGCATCAACGACTCCAGATCACGAAGCAAAATCGCTGAACTCAAAGCCGAGCTTGCCCGCCTGAAACATGAGTATGAAGTGGAGGAACCAAGCTAG
- a CDS encoding arylsulfatase has protein sequence MKLFKRLLLLALCSGLFASALADRPNVIVILTDDQGWGDLSVHGNTNISTPNIDRLAAQGMELERFYVCPICSPTRAEFMTGRYNPRTGVKSASRGEERMDLDETTIFESFKEAGYNTAAFGKWHNGMQPPYHPNARGIDEYYGFCSGHWGHYYSPMLEHNGEIVTGEGFVIDDFTNRAMDYIEEKKDEPFFVYLPYCTPHSPMQVPEPWWVKFEDNDLPLRARDDQQENLSHSQAALAMCENIDWNVGRLMKKLDDLEIADNTIVIYFSDNGPNGYRWNADMKGRKGSVEEGGVRSPFFIRWPNKIKSGTKTDTIAGSIDLKATLTDLAGIKNTGTLPMDGISLKPLLMQTGEDWPDRLYVNHFKEKTSVRSQRFRLGFEGRLFDMENDPGQRIDVRDKFPKVYKELVAAQKQFDREVVGELPPGADQRPFIIGHPELTFTQLPARDGIATGDIQRSGRAPNCSFYMNWTNKDDTIYWDADIQVAGNYQAQVYYTCAEEDLGTVLELSCGDSAITKEVTVANDPPWVGADDDRSLRKGESYVKDFIPMDLGTIRLDKGKSRLTLSALEIPGKESIEMRLVMLNRVP, from the coding sequence ATGAAACTCTTCAAACGACTACTACTCTTAGCTCTCTGCTCCGGACTCTTTGCATCCGCCTTAGCGGACCGCCCGAACGTCATCGTCATCCTTACCGACGACCAGGGCTGGGGCGATTTGAGCGTCCACGGCAACACCAACATCAGCACGCCGAATATCGACCGGCTGGCCGCGCAAGGCATGGAGCTGGAGCGCTTCTACGTGTGCCCCATTTGTTCACCCACTCGCGCCGAGTTTATGACCGGTCGCTACAACCCACGGACTGGAGTCAAATCTGCCAGTCGTGGCGAAGAGCGCATGGACCTCGATGAAACCACTATTTTTGAGTCCTTCAAGGAAGCGGGCTACAACACGGCCGCATTTGGCAAATGGCACAATGGTATGCAGCCTCCCTATCATCCCAATGCTCGCGGCATCGATGAGTATTACGGATTTTGCAGCGGACACTGGGGTCACTACTATTCACCTATGCTCGAGCACAATGGCGAGATTGTGACCGGCGAAGGATTCGTAATCGACGACTTCACCAACCGCGCCATGGATTACATTGAGGAGAAGAAAGACGAACCCTTCTTTGTTTACCTCCCCTATTGCACCCCACACTCACCCATGCAAGTTCCAGAACCTTGGTGGGTGAAATTCGAAGACAACGATCTACCCCTGAGGGCTCGCGACGATCAGCAGGAGAACTTATCTCATTCCCAAGCTGCATTGGCGATGTGCGAAAACATCGACTGGAATGTAGGGCGCTTGATGAAGAAGCTCGACGATCTGGAAATAGCAGACAACACGATCGTCATCTACTTCTCAGACAACGGCCCCAACGGTTATCGCTGGAATGCCGATATGAAAGGCCGTAAAGGCAGTGTCGAAGAAGGCGGTGTTCGTTCGCCTTTCTTCATTCGCTGGCCCAATAAAATCAAATCAGGCACCAAGACTGATACCATTGCCGGAAGCATTGACCTCAAAGCTACGTTAACTGATTTAGCGGGTATTAAGAATACGGGTACGCTTCCGATGGACGGCATCAGCCTGAAGCCCCTACTTATGCAAACAGGTGAGGACTGGCCGGATCGGCTCTACGTGAATCACTTCAAAGAAAAAACTAGTGTGCGCAGTCAACGTTTCAGACTAGGATTCGAAGGACGGTTGTTTGACATGGAGAACGATCCTGGTCAGCGCATCGACGTGCGGGACAAATTCCCAAAAGTTTACAAGGAACTCGTTGCGGCCCAAAAGCAGTTTGACCGTGAAGTGGTAGGCGAACTACCACCTGGCGCGGACCAACGCCCTTTTATCATCGGACATCCCGAGCTTACCTTCACCCAACTCCCGGCTCGAGACGGCATTGCTACCGGCGACATCCAACGATCTGGAAGAGCACCGAATTGTTCATTTTATATGAACTGGACAAACAAAGACGATACCATCTATTGGGACGCCGATATTCAAGTGGCAGGAAACTACCAAGCTCAAGTTTACTACACCTGTGCCGAAGAAGATCTGGGAACGGTACTAGAACTAAGCTGTGGTGACTCTGCCATTACTAAAGAAGTCACCGTGGCCAATGATCCACCTTGGGTCGGAGCCGATGATGATCGATCTCTCCGCAAAGGAGAGTCCTACGTAAAAGATTTTATCCCCATGGACCTAGGCACCATCCGATTAGACAAGGGGAAAAGCCGACTCACTCTTTCAGCCCTTGAAATACCAGGTAAAGAATCCATCGAAATGCGACTGGTCATGCTGAATCGAGTACCATAA
- a CDS encoding DUF1080 domain-containing protein — MKNYLRSLILLATLCVATSTFAASHGNHGWKPLFDGETLKGFGVVQGFANYYVEDGAILGRTAEGSNNTFLHSYNHYSDFELKFEVKVDADLNSGVQIRSHTRDFGSRRYFGTQIEIEHKNGYSGFVYGEGLNTGWISQEPQDEKAHKHMKKGAWNEFHIIAKGPHITTYINGKKVTEMKLPNNIYREAPSGSIGFQVHGIKAGTGPYEVRWRNIQIKEL, encoded by the coding sequence ATGAAAAACTACCTAAGATCACTAATATTACTCGCTACCCTATGCGTGGCTACTTCGACATTCGCAGCCTCTCACGGCAACCATGGCTGGAAGCCCCTTTTTGATGGGGAAACCCTCAAGGGCTTTGGCGTCGTCCAAGGATTTGCAAACTATTATGTAGAAGACGGAGCCATACTGGGCCGCACAGCTGAGGGAAGTAACAATACTTTCCTTCACAGCTATAACCACTACTCAGATTTCGAACTGAAATTCGAAGTGAAGGTCGATGCAGACCTGAATTCAGGTGTTCAGATTCGTTCCCATACCCGCGACTTTGGCAGCCGCCGTTATTTCGGTACCCAAATAGAGATCGAACACAAAAATGGCTACTCAGGGTTTGTCTATGGAGAAGGCTTAAACACCGGGTGGATCTCTCAAGAGCCCCAAGACGAAAAGGCGCACAAACACATGAAAAAAGGTGCTTGGAACGAATTTCATATCATCGCCAAGGGCCCACATATCACAACTTATATCAACGGTAAAAAAGTGACCGAAATGAAATTGCCCAATAACATCTACCGCGAAGCTCCTTCCGGAAGCATTGGCTTTCAAGTTCACGGCATCAAAGCCGGAACCGGTCCTTACGAAGTACGTTGGCGCAACATCCAGATCAAAGAGCTTTAA
- a CDS encoding ThuA domain-containing protein codes for MKRLTLILTFIWLAASQLTAEQFNALIFADAHDTWHYPNVPVARESFEALADKHFFKHTFVDTDKQFAQQKFADFDLIVFISANPCELNEKKRKEFQAYIHNGGAIVGVHSASATQNEPNRWLWWEDVMGRVFRKHPVKQTGVMSVVDKDFPACYHLPDKWLWTDEYYEFDTPFPDHLNVLLTVDEKTYEPSKEHAMGDYHPIAWYHEFEGARVFYTAIGHVAESYRDDTFLQHIYGGMVWAVGQQE; via the coding sequence ATGAAAAGACTTACCCTGATTCTCACATTTATCTGGCTAGCGGCCAGCCAACTCACCGCCGAGCAATTCAACGCACTCATATTCGCCGATGCACACGATACCTGGCACTATCCAAACGTACCGGTTGCAAGAGAATCATTCGAGGCCTTGGCGGACAAACACTTCTTCAAACACACCTTTGTCGATACAGATAAACAATTTGCTCAACAGAAATTCGCCGACTTCGACCTCATCGTTTTCATCAGTGCCAACCCATGCGAACTGAACGAGAAAAAGCGCAAGGAATTCCAAGCTTACATTCACAACGGAGGTGCCATCGTTGGGGTGCATTCTGCTTCAGCCACCCAAAACGAACCCAATCGTTGGCTCTGGTGGGAAGATGTGATGGGACGTGTCTTTCGCAAACACCCGGTCAAACAAACGGGTGTCATGTCGGTGGTAGATAAAGATTTCCCGGCTTGTTATCACCTGCCGGACAAATGGCTTTGGACCGACGAATATTACGAATTCGACACCCCTTTCCCAGATCACCTGAACGTGCTCCTCACCGTGGACGAGAAAACCTATGAACCCAGTAAAGAACACGCCATGGGTGACTACCATCCCATTGCATGGTATCACGAATTTGAAGGAGCGCGTGTCTTCTACACAGCCATCGGTCATGTTGCCGAATCCTACCGTGATGATACCTTCCTCCAGCACATCTACGGTGGAATGGTCTGGGCGGTTGGACAGCAAGAGTAG
- a CDS encoding DUF1501 domain-containing protein: MTRREMLKRCGMGLGMLGLSNLLQQEGLLASTSGPLAAKPTHFAPKAKRVIWLFINGGPSHMDTWEYKPALAKYHGKELEGFDKFTGFFSKEVGSIMQSPFGFSPKGESGKMVSEIFPHLGEHVDKMAFIHSLYSDSNNHSPALFMMNSGLPRTGFPCVGSWVTYGLGTENQDLPGFVVMGDPLDRGLPKGGRTNWSSGFLPTVYQGTLLRQKGDPILNLRRPESLSESQQRAQLDLIGQLNRHDMEQQSADAELSARIESFELAYRMQTAAPEAFDVQSESESMKELYGLDDSQCSHFARQCLMGRRLLERGTRFIQIYSGGMANQRAWDGHIDIKGNHSQFAGETDKPIAALLTDLEQRGMLDNTLVIWGGEFGRLPVAQIGTLNPGRDHNPHAMTVWMAGGGVKAGTSYGESDELGHQVGSDPVHINDFHATILHLLGMDHERLTYKYNGRRMRLTDVAGKVIQDILN; the protein is encoded by the coding sequence ATGACACGGCGTGAGATGCTCAAGCGTTGTGGTATGGGACTCGGAATGCTAGGACTCTCCAATCTCTTGCAACAGGAAGGTTTGTTAGCTTCGACGAGTGGACCTCTTGCTGCCAAACCTACGCACTTTGCTCCAAAGGCTAAACGCGTCATCTGGTTATTCATTAACGGCGGCCCCAGTCATATGGATACCTGGGAATACAAACCTGCGTTGGCAAAGTACCACGGAAAGGAGTTGGAAGGCTTCGATAAGTTCACTGGATTCTTCTCCAAGGAAGTGGGCTCCATTATGCAATCCCCCTTTGGGTTTTCACCCAAGGGAGAGTCAGGGAAAATGGTTTCTGAGATTTTTCCTCACTTGGGTGAGCATGTCGATAAGATGGCGTTTATTCATTCGCTCTATTCCGACTCGAATAATCATTCTCCTGCCTTGTTCATGATGAATAGTGGGCTGCCCAGAACGGGATTTCCCTGTGTAGGGTCGTGGGTGACTTATGGTTTGGGAACAGAGAATCAGGATCTTCCCGGATTTGTGGTGATGGGAGATCCTCTCGATCGTGGATTGCCCAAGGGTGGCCGGACCAACTGGAGTTCTGGTTTTTTACCGACCGTGTATCAGGGAACCTTACTGCGTCAGAAAGGAGACCCCATTCTCAATCTTCGAAGACCCGAGTCTCTGTCTGAATCACAACAACGGGCTCAGTTGGATTTAATTGGTCAGCTCAACCGGCACGACATGGAACAACAATCTGCAGATGCCGAGCTCTCAGCACGCATCGAAAGTTTCGAATTGGCCTACCGCATGCAGACCGCAGCACCTGAAGCCTTCGATGTGCAATCGGAGTCAGAATCGATGAAGGAACTCTACGGGCTCGACGATTCGCAGTGCTCTCACTTTGCCCGTCAGTGCTTGATGGGGCGTCGTCTTCTGGAACGTGGCACACGGTTCATCCAAATCTATTCAGGCGGTATGGCTAATCAAAGAGCCTGGGATGGTCACATCGACATCAAGGGCAACCACAGTCAGTTTGCTGGCGAAACCGATAAACCCATAGCGGCCTTGCTCACGGACCTTGAACAACGCGGCATGCTCGACAACACTCTTGTCATTTGGGGTGGCGAGTTCGGCCGTCTTCCTGTCGCTCAAATAGGTACCTTAAATCCCGGCCGCGACCACAATCCTCATGCCATGACTGTTTGGATGGCAGGTGGCGGAGTCAAAGCGGGAACCTCCTACGGCGAGAGCGATGAACTCGGTCACCAGGTCGGAAGCGATCCCGTCCACATCAATGATTTTCACGCCACCATCTTGCACCTTCTTGGGATGGACCACGAACGACTAACCTATAAATACAACGGTCGACGAATGCGACTCACGGATGTGGCTGGGAAAGTCATTCAGGATATTCTGAATTAA